A genome region from Streptomyces sp. SAI-135 includes the following:
- a CDS encoding WXG100 family type VII secretion target, whose amino-acid sequence MADGIISVNFAVTRQAIEDLRAQTQQIASVLHNLEDELRPLIASWEGVDQEKYREVQAQWNGAVYNMGMLLDSTGGLLTDIHDGHHRDMRKSADNWGSVRVR is encoded by the coding sequence ATGGCCGACGGCATCATTAGCGTGAACTTCGCCGTAACCCGGCAAGCCATCGAGGATCTGCGCGCGCAGACGCAGCAGATCGCGAGTGTCCTGCACAACCTGGAGGACGAACTCCGGCCGCTCATCGCATCCTGGGAGGGTGTCGACCAGGAGAAGTACCGCGAGGTACAGGCGCAGTGGAATGGCGCCGTCTACAACATGGGCATGCTCCTGGACAGCACCGGCGGTCTGCTCACCGACATCCACGACGGCCACCATCGCGACATGCGCAAGAGCGCCGACAACTGGGGCAGCGTGCGGGTTCGTTAG
- the eccB gene encoding type VII secretion protein EccB, with translation MQSRRDQVNAHTFMIGRLSSALLMGDPDAAESPLGRTTRGVVFGVLFTILVGAGALVFGLLRPGGNDGWRDGKHLVVNRETGARYLWTDTDGVLHPVRNYASARLIGGSDLATTDVSSASLLDVPVGAPVGIPGAPEGVPASGRLEDGAWNMCVTGPDGALLDTTGSQTNTAVDKPGSTTLVAGAPVKARAVDADRAVLVQGPDDTEYLVWRGSRLPLDRASDARNALGFGATQSMPVSAAFLDALAPGPALKSPEVPGRGDPGPELGGEATRLGQVFKISVVGTDSTYHLLREDGLVPLTPLGAALVLGDPATQKEAYQGSSPEARTLGADALREHRAPGSATAGSTELPDTPPVPQSTPRGSALCAQVDGDNSGARLSSVMVPLSELTPVVASKAALQPSRPACVPTDATVVRPGRGALVRALHASGAAHAGTTYLVSDDGVKYRVPTEDSLKALGYGASDVASVPAPLLSALPTGPDLDPAAASGAAKSVVTAQKCAAGTSTRQRDSVADNDYKAGDTAAGALS, from the coding sequence GTGCAGTCCAGGCGCGACCAGGTGAATGCCCACACCTTCATGATCGGCAGACTCAGCTCAGCGCTGCTGATGGGGGATCCCGACGCCGCGGAAAGCCCACTCGGGCGCACCACCCGGGGTGTGGTCTTCGGCGTACTCTTCACCATTCTGGTCGGAGCGGGTGCCCTTGTCTTCGGCCTGCTGCGGCCCGGCGGGAACGACGGCTGGCGTGACGGGAAGCACCTGGTGGTCAACCGGGAGACCGGCGCCCGCTATCTGTGGACCGACACCGACGGTGTACTGCACCCCGTGCGCAACTACGCCTCCGCACGGCTGATCGGCGGTTCCGATCTGGCGACCACCGACGTCAGCAGCGCCTCACTGCTCGACGTACCGGTGGGCGCCCCGGTCGGCATCCCGGGTGCCCCAGAGGGAGTGCCGGCGTCCGGCCGGCTCGAAGACGGAGCCTGGAACATGTGTGTCACCGGGCCGGACGGTGCACTGCTCGACACGACCGGCAGCCAGACGAACACCGCGGTGGACAAGCCCGGCAGCACCACTCTGGTGGCCGGGGCACCCGTGAAGGCTCGAGCGGTCGACGCGGACCGCGCGGTGTTGGTGCAGGGCCCCGACGACACCGAGTACCTGGTGTGGCGCGGCAGCAGGTTGCCCCTGGACCGCGCTTCCGACGCCCGCAACGCTCTCGGTTTCGGCGCCACGCAGTCGATGCCGGTCTCCGCGGCCTTCCTGGACGCACTGGCGCCGGGACCCGCGTTGAAGTCTCCCGAAGTGCCGGGACGCGGTGACCCCGGGCCCGAACTGGGAGGTGAGGCCACCCGCCTTGGACAGGTGTTCAAGATCAGTGTGGTCGGCACCGACAGCACCTATCACCTGCTGCGCGAGGACGGCCTGGTACCACTGACCCCGCTCGGCGCCGCTCTGGTGCTGGGTGATCCCGCGACCCAGAAGGAGGCCTACCAGGGCAGTTCGCCCGAGGCCCGCACGCTGGGCGCGGACGCGCTGCGCGAGCACCGGGCACCAGGCTCGGCCACGGCAGGGTCCACGGAGCTGCCGGACACTCCGCCGGTCCCGCAGTCCACACCGCGCGGCAGCGCGCTGTGCGCGCAGGTGGACGGTGACAACAGTGGCGCCCGGCTCAGCTCGGTCATGGTGCCGTTGAGCGAACTCACCCCGGTCGTGGCCTCCAAGGCCGCCCTCCAGCCGTCGCGGCCTGCCTGTGTCCCCACCGATGCCACGGTGGTCCGGCCGGGGCGTGGGGCTCTGGTGCGGGCCCTGCACGCGAGCGGCGCCGCGCACGCCGGTACCACCTATCTGGTCTCCGACGACGGCGTGAAGTACCGGGTCCCGACCGAGGATTCCCTGAAAGCCCTCGGGTACGGAGCCTCGGACGTCGCCTCGGTGCCGGCGCCGTTGCTGTCGGCTCTTCCTACGGGGCCCGACCTCGACCCTGCCGCCGCCTCGGGTGCCGCCAAGTCCGTTGTCACGGCGCAAAAGTGTGCTGCGGGGACAAGCACGAGGCAACGTGATTCCGTTGCGGACAACGACTACAAGGCGGGCGACACTGCCGCCGGCGCCCTTTCATGA
- the eccD gene encoding type VII secretion integral membrane protein EccD, whose product MSDSAIAELCRLTVRAPSVSVDLAVPSDVPVADLLPTLLRYVGEETEEAGLDHAGWVLQRLGDAPLDEETTLGQAGLSDGAVLHLRPHTEALPEARLDDLVDGMADTVRRSLHTWHAESARGVLIGAVVATVLAALLLALWPGVTDSASTRVACVAVTGLLLLAGAGSASRAVGDRASAIALGMLVAPCLALAGWLLPGGDLTGPDAAQVAGARLVAAGAAGAGGAVLALAVTAVGAPALLATAVVAVIGALGGAMIGYSDLSLPASAALVATAVTLAAGAVAPFAFKLAGMRMPALPTTAAQLQEGIEPHAGNEVAERTQLAGHWVTTLFAVVGLVNAGALVVLAEHPNLPEVLTALALCLMLFLHARGLMHLGQRLTLTVPGLWGLLLLARAWALGSDGDERVVVFAVMLAAAAALVIAAWTVPGRRVLPYWGRAAEIAHTGLAVALLPLSLWVTGLFGWLRGLFG is encoded by the coding sequence ATGAGCGACAGCGCGATAGCCGAACTGTGCCGCCTGACCGTACGCGCGCCCAGTGTCTCCGTCGATCTGGCCGTGCCCTCCGACGTGCCGGTCGCCGATCTCCTGCCCACGCTGCTGCGATACGTGGGTGAGGAGACCGAGGAGGCCGGACTCGACCATGCGGGCTGGGTGCTGCAGCGGCTCGGCGACGCCCCGCTCGACGAGGAGACCACCCTGGGTCAGGCCGGGCTCTCCGACGGAGCGGTTCTCCACCTCCGCCCGCACACCGAGGCGTTGCCTGAAGCGCGTCTCGACGACCTGGTGGACGGGATGGCCGACACCGTGCGCCGGTCGTTGCACACCTGGCACGCGGAGTCGGCCCGCGGAGTGCTGATCGGCGCTGTGGTGGCGACCGTCCTGGCCGCCCTCCTGCTGGCGCTGTGGCCCGGCGTCACGGACTCAGCCTCCACCCGGGTCGCCTGCGTGGCGGTGACCGGCCTGCTGCTGCTCGCGGGCGCGGGCTCGGCGAGTCGCGCCGTCGGCGACCGTGCCTCCGCCATCGCCCTCGGCATGCTGGTCGCGCCCTGCCTCGCACTGGCCGGCTGGCTCCTGCCCGGAGGCGACCTGACCGGCCCCGACGCGGCCCAGGTCGCCGGCGCGCGACTGGTCGCCGCCGGGGCGGCGGGCGCGGGTGGAGCGGTCCTCGCTCTCGCAGTCACCGCGGTCGGAGCGCCGGCCCTGCTCGCCACCGCGGTGGTCGCAGTGATCGGCGCGCTCGGCGGGGCCATGATCGGCTACAGCGACCTGAGCCTGCCCGCCTCGGCGGCGCTGGTGGCGACGGCGGTCACGCTCGCGGCTGGGGCGGTGGCCCCCTTCGCCTTCAAGCTGGCCGGCATGCGGATGCCCGCGCTGCCGACCACGGCCGCGCAGCTCCAAGAGGGCATCGAGCCTCATGCGGGCAACGAGGTCGCGGAGCGGACGCAGTTGGCGGGGCACTGGGTCACGACGCTCTTCGCTGTCGTCGGCCTCGTCAACGCCGGAGCCCTGGTCGTCCTCGCCGAGCACCCGAACCTGCCCGAGGTTCTGACCGCGCTCGCACTGTGCCTGATGCTGTTCCTGCACGCCCGGGGCCTGATGCACCTCGGCCAGCGACTGACTCTGACCGTTCCCGGGCTGTGGGGTCTGCTGTTGCTCGCCCGCGCCTGGGCGCTCGGCAGCGACGGCGACGAACGCGTCGTGGTCTTCGCGGTGATGCTGGCCGCCGCCGCCGCTCTGGTCATCGCTGCATGGACCGTGCCGGGCCGCCGCGTTCTGCCGTACTGGGGCCGGGCCGCGGAGATCGCCCACACCGGTCTCGCGGTGGCCCTGCTGCCCCTGTCTCTCTGGGTGACGGGACTCTTCGGCTGGCTGCGCGGCCTCTTCGGCTGA
- the eccCa gene encoding type VII secretion protein EccCa, whose protein sequence is MPDGQLTLQEPPVLSESVPDTSAVWTYLPVALMSVSVTLLFLRPGGGNGAFTYLALGTLVVSAVAMLLGQLLRRNSERKQRLKGERRDYLRYLTQMRKRVRSTITEQQRALAWRHPEPASLRSLARTSRLWERRPGDEDFGEVRIAVGEQQLALTLTPVSTRPVEDLEPLCAHALRRFVRAYSTIPEQPLGLYLRSSARIQLRPEEAPGGEDGESADSEAGINAVRALTRALLAQLAVFHAPEELWIVLCVSDERRPDWEWVKWLPHTLHPHEEDGAGQVRRIAGDLTELDDLLGAEFAERPGFDPDARPGRDEPYTVVVLDGVTVPEGHRWEGHGYRNAVVLDIGGGLRWRPGRHTLRLTASPEQVSLVRTDRSRKERSVPLGRPDRLGLLGAEALARLVAPRRISLGTDISQPMDSDVELTTLLGIADLHRHEPGVLFEKHTGSARLRVPIAVGVDGRPVELDIKESAQGGMGPHGMLIGATGSGKSELLRTLVLGLALTNSSETLNFILVDFKGGATFLGLEELPHTSAVITNLADEVALVERMQDALHGELIRRQELLRSAGNFTSALEYERARAAGTDLAPLPSLFVVVDEFSELLSAHREFMDLFVMIGRLGRSLGVHLLLASQRLDEGRMHQLESHLSYRIGLRTFSAMESRGVLGVPDAYELPAQPGSGYLKSGVEALTRFRAAYSSGGYRRRTGAVVQARVASQVVPWTSSWVVPRTLEPAAEPEPETEKTGDEKTLLEVALDRLRDSGPAAHQVWLPPLAEPSPLDALLPGIAPDPERGLTAAGWPGTGKLRVPVGLVDKPFEQRRDPLIVDLSGAEGHVAIAGGSQSGKSNLARTLIAALALTHTPAEVQFYCLDFGGGGLSQFAGLPHVGGVAARLNPDRVHRTVAEVMSLLAHREQFFVDHTLDSMQSYRRRRAAGEFPEEPFGDVFMVVDGWSTVRQDYEDLIAKFNELAARGLNYGIHLLITTNRWVELSAQVRDQAATRLELRMGDPMDSEIDTRKARSVPRSGGRGITADSKMHFLAGLPRLDGSGSLEDLGDGVGHLVAEISRHWHGPSAPKVRMLPHRLPAAELPAPEPTEGGGMRLPLGIDQDALEPVWHDFSRTPHLIVVGDTESGKTNMLRHVAKGITTRYAPNEAKIIVVDYRRTLVESIPEEYRIGHVISLDNLQETVDGAARAMKTRVPGADISPSRMRSCDWWTGPRLFILVDDYDMVSGNSFQNPFEALFEFLTLGFEMGMHLIVARSAMGAGRAMNDGLIRRLDEANNPAVLLSCPPAEGRLFDAKPLSLPPGRALHIARRKARLMQTALAEEHPGRPD, encoded by the coding sequence ATGCCTGACGGGCAATTGACCCTCCAGGAGCCGCCCGTCCTTTCCGAGAGCGTCCCTGACACCTCGGCGGTGTGGACGTATCTGCCGGTGGCCCTGATGTCGGTGTCGGTGACCCTGCTGTTCCTGCGGCCCGGCGGTGGCAACGGCGCCTTCACCTACCTGGCGCTGGGCACCCTGGTGGTTTCGGCCGTCGCCATGCTGCTGGGACAGTTGCTGCGCCGCAACAGCGAGCGCAAGCAGCGCCTGAAGGGCGAGCGCCGTGACTACCTGCGCTATCTGACCCAGATGCGCAAGCGGGTGCGGAGCACCATCACCGAGCAACAGCGGGCTCTCGCCTGGCGTCACCCCGAGCCTGCGTCGCTTCGGTCGCTGGCGCGCACCTCGCGACTGTGGGAACGCCGCCCCGGCGACGAGGACTTCGGCGAGGTCCGCATCGCGGTCGGCGAACAGCAACTCGCACTCACCCTGACTCCCGTCTCCACCCGGCCCGTCGAGGACCTCGAACCACTGTGTGCGCACGCCCTGCGCCGCTTCGTCCGCGCCTACTCCACCATTCCCGAGCAGCCGCTCGGCCTGTATCTGCGGTCCTCGGCCCGGATCCAGCTGCGGCCCGAGGAGGCGCCCGGCGGAGAGGACGGTGAGTCGGCGGACAGCGAGGCCGGCATCAACGCGGTACGCGCACTGACCCGCGCCCTGCTCGCTCAACTCGCCGTGTTCCACGCCCCGGAGGAACTGTGGATCGTACTGTGCGTCAGTGACGAAAGGCGGCCCGACTGGGAGTGGGTGAAGTGGCTGCCGCACACACTGCATCCACACGAGGAGGACGGTGCCGGGCAGGTCCGCCGGATCGCCGGAGACCTCACCGAACTGGACGATCTGCTCGGTGCCGAGTTCGCCGAACGCCCCGGCTTCGATCCGGACGCCCGCCCCGGCCGTGATGAGCCGTACACAGTCGTGGTCCTGGACGGTGTCACGGTTCCCGAGGGGCACCGCTGGGAAGGGCACGGCTACCGCAACGCCGTCGTTCTCGACATCGGCGGGGGGCTGCGTTGGCGGCCCGGTCGCCACACGCTCCGGCTGACGGCCAGCCCCGAGCAGGTGAGCCTGGTGCGTACGGACCGCAGCCGCAAGGAACGCTCCGTGCCGCTCGGCCGGCCCGACCGGCTCGGTCTGCTCGGCGCGGAGGCGCTGGCCCGGCTCGTGGCTCCGCGCCGCATCAGCCTGGGCACCGACATCTCACAGCCGATGGATTCCGACGTCGAGCTGACCACGCTCCTGGGCATCGCCGACCTGCACCGTCACGAACCCGGCGTCCTCTTCGAGAAACACACCGGTTCGGCCCGGCTGCGGGTGCCGATAGCCGTCGGCGTCGACGGCCGCCCCGTCGAGCTCGATATCAAGGAGTCCGCCCAGGGCGGTATGGGCCCGCACGGCATGCTCATCGGCGCCACCGGCTCCGGCAAGAGCGAACTGCTGCGCACGCTCGTTCTCGGACTGGCCCTGACCAACTCCTCCGAGACGCTCAACTTCATCCTGGTCGACTTCAAGGGCGGCGCCACCTTCCTCGGCCTGGAGGAACTGCCGCACACCTCGGCCGTCATCACCAACCTCGCCGACGAGGTCGCCCTGGTGGAACGCATGCAGGACGCCCTGCACGGCGAACTCATCCGCCGCCAGGAACTGCTGCGCTCCGCGGGCAACTTCACCTCCGCCCTGGAGTACGAGCGGGCCCGAGCCGCCGGGACGGATCTCGCCCCCCTGCCCAGCCTGTTCGTCGTCGTCGACGAGTTCAGTGAACTCCTCTCCGCGCACCGCGAGTTCATGGACCTGTTCGTGATGATCGGCCGCCTCGGCCGCTCCCTGGGCGTGCATCTGCTGCTCGCCTCGCAGCGCCTGGACGAGGGCCGCATGCACCAGTTGGAAAGCCATCTGTCGTACCGCATCGGCCTGCGTACCTTCTCCGCCATGGAGAGCCGCGGCGTCCTCGGTGTACCGGACGCCTACGAACTGCCCGCCCAGCCCGGCAGCGGCTATCTGAAGTCGGGCGTGGAGGCTCTGACCCGGTTCCGCGCCGCTTACTCCTCCGGCGGCTACCGGCGGCGCACCGGCGCGGTCGTACAGGCGCGGGTGGCCAGCCAGGTGGTGCCGTGGACCAGCAGCTGGGTGGTGCCACGTACGCTGGAGCCCGCCGCCGAACCCGAGCCGGAGACCGAGAAGACCGGTGACGAGAAGACCCTGCTGGAGGTGGCCCTCGACCGGCTGCGCGACTCCGGCCCCGCCGCCCACCAGGTGTGGCTGCCGCCCCTGGCGGAGCCCTCGCCGCTCGACGCGCTGCTGCCCGGCATCGCGCCGGACCCCGAGCGGGGCCTGACCGCCGCCGGCTGGCCCGGAACGGGGAAACTGCGCGTCCCGGTCGGCCTGGTCGACAAGCCATTCGAGCAGCGGCGCGACCCGTTGATCGTGGACCTCTCGGGTGCGGAAGGCCATGTCGCCATCGCTGGTGGTTCGCAGAGCGGCAAATCCAACCTCGCCCGCACCCTGATCGCCGCCCTCGCACTCACTCACACGCCCGCCGAGGTCCAGTTCTACTGTCTCGACTTCGGTGGCGGCGGCCTCTCCCAGTTCGCCGGACTCCCCCACGTCGGCGGTGTCGCGGCGCGCCTCAACCCCGACCGGGTGCACAGGACCGTCGCCGAGGTGATGTCGCTGCTCGCCCACCGCGAGCAGTTCTTCGTGGACCACACCCTGGACTCGATGCAGTCCTACCGGCGGCGCCGGGCCGCCGGGGAGTTCCCCGAAGAGCCCTTCGGCGATGTCTTCATGGTCGTCGACGGATGGTCCACGGTTCGCCAGGACTACGAGGACCTCATCGCGAAGTTCAACGAACTGGCCGCCCGCGGACTCAACTACGGCATTCATCTGCTCATCACCACGAACCGTTGGGTGGAGTTGTCCGCACAGGTCCGTGATCAGGCCGCCACCCGCCTGGAGTTGCGGATGGGTGACCCGATGGACTCCGAGATCGACACCCGCAAGGCGCGCTCGGTTCCGCGCAGCGGAGGACGCGGCATCACCGCCGACAGCAAGATGCACTTCCTCGCCGGCCTGCCCCGGCTGGACGGCAGTGGTTCCCTCGAGGACCTCGGCGACGGTGTCGGCCATCTGGTCGCCGAGATCTCCCGGCACTGGCACGGCCCCTCGGCCCCGAAGGTGCGGATGCTGCCGCACCGGCTCCCGGCGGCCGAACTGCCGGCGCCCGAGCCCACCGAGGGCGGCGGTATGCGCCTGCCGCTCGGCATCGACCAGGACGCCCTGGAGCCGGTCTGGCACGACTTCAGCCGTACCCCGCACCTGATCGTGGTCGGTGACACCGAGAGCGGCAAGACCAACATGCTGCGCCACGTCGCCAAGGGGATCACCACCCGATACGCCCCGAACGAGGCGAAGATCATCGTGGTGGACTACCGGCGCACCCTGGTGGAGTCCATCCCCGAGGAGTACCGCATCGGGCATGTGATCTCTCTGGACAACCTCCAGGAGACCGTCGACGGTGCTGCTCGCGCGATGAAGACCCGCGTTCCCGGCGCGGACATCTCGCCGTCACGGATGCGTTCGTGCGACTGGTGGACCGGTCCGCGCCTGTTCATCCTGGTCGACGACTACGACATGGTCTCCGGAAACTCCTTCCAGAACCCCTTCGAGGCGCTCTTCGAGTTTCTGACCCTCGGCTTCGAGATGGGTATGCACCTGAT